The following proteins are encoded in a genomic region of Urocitellus parryii isolate mUroPar1 unplaced genomic scaffold, mUroPar1.hap1 Scaffold_340, whole genome shotgun sequence:
- the LOC144251973 gene encoding serine protease FAM111A-like, with protein sequence MSCKKRRSQKNLFDVKKNMKIENYFSQVPKEEQNNSDIIQMKMQSRKRPRDITNTQDQSSHSPRKTPKVQTTSSNKIINITLDVNLGKNENRKHILIHSEEDSLLVGLKTLDAVRKAMEARPGKEILVRGTEGIEGFLNLGMPLSCFPENSHVVITFSKSKSKQKEDGQVFGRLNQESTDVVKFYIHAIGNTRKRIVKRGELHKKGNKLCVYGFKGETIKDTMCKDGRFLPFLETDNWKLIGNLDSILENSQMIDELEGKLFQVEADQVMNPKAAAAQNNEVEERNTRVLKEYIVEEYPCLKRESEKIRENLKEKMKKRQKNTSLFKLHETNFGKRTKNSTPVKVIKHLSHLSDSVGYIFWNNNGIEGCATCFVFKGLFIFTCRHVINDIVGEGIEPSQWADIISQCVMVKFDYEDTAVTKDNCFLVEPWFEISDTTLDYAVLKLKENGQEVPAGLYNGIGPIPSSGLIYIIGHPDGGKKHTDACVVIPQGKREEKCKEKIQMRTAGGYNKSEFIHMYTQRSFQEMLQNPDVITYDTTFFFGSSGSPVFDSKGSLVAMHAAGTTCLLLSEKAHIIEFGPAMNSILSHIKQNHERWYNDVFLNQQDVEMPSQEY encoded by the coding sequence GTCCCAAAAGAAGAGCAGAATAATTCCGATATTATTCAAATGAAGATGCAATCTAGAAAAAGGCCAAGAGATATAACTAACACCCAAGATCAAAGTTCCCACTCACCCAGGAAAACTCCAAAAGTCCAGACCACTTCTTCAAACAAGATCATTAATATTACCTTGGATGTAAACCTTGGAAAAAATGAGAACAGGAAACACATACTCATACACAGCGAGGAGGACAGCTTGCTGGTGGGGCTCAAGACCCTGGATGCTGTCAGAAAAGCTATGGAGGCTCGGCCAGGTAAGGAAATCCTGGTGCGTGGCACAGAAGGAATTGAAGGCTTCTTAAACCTTGGAATGCCACTCAGTTGTTTTCCTGAAAACAGCCACGTGGTAATTacattttccaaaagtaaaagcaagcagaaagaaGATGGCCAAGTATTTGGCCGGCTCAACCAGGAATCTACTGACGTGGTCAAATTTTACATTCATGCAATTGGGAATACCAGAAAACGAATTGTGAAGCGTGGGGAGCttcacaaaaaaggaaacaaactctGTGTCTATGGTTTCAAAGGAGAAACCATCAAGGACACCATGTGCAAGGATGGTAGGTTTCTTCCCTTTTTGGAGACTGACAATTGGAAGCTCATTGGTAACCTGGACTCCATTCTAGAAAACTCACAGATGATAGATGAGTTAGAAGGTAAGCTCTTTCAAGTTGAGGCTGATCAAGTAATGAACCCTAAGGCAGCAGCTGCTCAAAACAATGAGGTAGAAGAAAGAAACACCCGTGTGTTGAAAGAGTACATTGTGGAAGAGTATCCCtgtttgaaaagagaaagtgaaaaaatcagggaaaacttgaaggaaaaaatgaaaaaaagacagaagaatacttctctttttaaattgcatGAAACAAATTTTGGGAAACGCACAAAAAACTCAACTCCAGTGAAAGTGATCAAACATCTTTCACATCTCAGTGACTCAGTGGGGTACATATTCTGGAACAATAATGGAATCGAAGGCTGTGCCACCTGctttgtttttaagggattgtTCATTTTCACTTGTCGGCATGTAATAAACGATATCGTGGGAGAAGGAATAGAGCCAAGCCAGTGGGCAGATATAATCAGTCAATGTGTAATGGTGAAATTCGATTATGAAGATACCGCTGTCACAAAAGACAACTGCTTTCTCGTTGAACCTTGGTTTGAGATATCTGACACAACTCTTGACTACGCCGTcctgaaactgaaagaaaatggacaagAAGTACCTGCGGGACTGTATAATGGGATTGGTCCTATACCGTCTAGtggtttgatatatattattGGCCATCCAGATGGAGGAAAGAAGCATACTGATGCTTGTGTTGTGATTCCTCAGGGTAAACGAGAAGAGAAATGTAAGGAAAAGATTCAGATGAGAACAGCAGGAGGTTACAATAAATCTGAGTTTATCCACATGTACACTCAAAGAAGCTTCCAGGAAATGCTTCAAAATCCTGATGTGATTACCTATGacaccacctttttttttgggtcttctggcTCTCCAGTGTTTGATTCAAAAGGTTCTTTGGTGGCCATGCATGCTGCTGGCACCACGTGTCTGCTACTGAGTGAGAAGGCTCATATCATTGAGTTTGGTCCGGCTATGAACAGTATCCTCTCACATATTAAGCAAAACCATGAAAGATGGTATAATGATGTATTTCTAAACCAACAGGATGTAGAAATGCCAAGTCAAGAGTACTGA